The following are from one region of the Corynebacterium hindlerae genome:
- a CDS encoding helix-turn-helix domain-containing protein, whose amino-acid sequence MSAPVELYPEWPRRECRRNQVHERVRLAALKLKDFIDTSTELGSINKVADKCKMPRSTVGDFLAGRCWPSALTIAQLEVGLNIDLGAGDTGLQYEFTLDDPPTMDELCDTIFGDLDK is encoded by the coding sequence ATGTCAGCACCTGTCGAGTTGTATCCCGAGTGGCCGAGACGTGAGTGCCGCCGAAATCAGGTTCACGAACGTGTTCGACTTGCAGCCCTTAAGCTGAAGGACTTCATCGACACCAGCACTGAGCTGGGAAGCATCAACAAGGTAGCCGACAAATGCAAGATGCCGCGAAGCACCGTCGGTGATTTTCTGGCAGGTAGGTGTTGGCCTTCCGCTCTGACAATCGCCCAGCTTGAAGTCGGCCTGAACATTGACCTCGGAGCCGGCGACACAGGTCTCCAGTACGAATTCACACTTGATGACCCGCCCACGATGGACGAGCTGTGTGACACGATCTTCGGAGACCTAGATAAATGA
- a CDS encoding helix-turn-helix domain-containing protein, with product MAGGRRPAKNFAAEYPGWPDIKAAEVDDVDDRRLLIFVHRLRAAVRDFEDRGWLTSHRDLARRIGTGHATILRVLRGDMWPTAETISKLETTLERELWPRQISGAPDTRPNSLDRFL from the coding sequence ATGGCAGGTGGCAGAAGACCAGCGAAGAATTTTGCAGCTGAGTACCCGGGTTGGCCGGACATCAAGGCTGCAGAAGTTGACGATGTCGATGACCGCCGGCTCCTGATTTTCGTCCACCGTCTCCGCGCAGCTGTACGCGATTTCGAGGATCGTGGATGGCTCACTTCACACCGCGACCTGGCTCGTCGTATCGGCACCGGACATGCAACGATTCTTCGCGTTTTGCGTGGTGACATGTGGCCTACGGCCGAGACGATTTCAAAGCTGGAGACTACGTTGGAGAGGGAGTTGTGGCCCCGACAGATTTCCGGTGCCCCAGACACCCGTCCCAACTCTCTGGACAGGTTCCTGTAA
- a CDS encoding site-specific integrase has protein sequence MLVTSYRPRGVPDDQWNAVRDIVIEVGKVYQHARPEKPVRGYMRPIVGLTLFCWLQGYDLNLETVFDSGLVEYFANEKSSGTKASKSSTHVTLRDVGRVVNSNWDGHRAYSTPPASKTTKPYTEKQLSRIYDWSISGNTATQTRERSLIWSLGLGAGLTAAEMCQVTWADVFVDDAGVIVHVAGRVIPVLDLYADPLREKHEISDAFVLRPRVSSRRPDDVVTRTLTRCEDYKLRPSVRQMRVTWIVVRLQAGVPDALLCSAAGLQSLKKYEVYRPKLEGDAVLRARSLSREKTEFKELRAV, from the coding sequence ATGCTTGTCACCTCATACCGTCCTCGCGGAGTCCCCGATGACCAGTGGAACGCTGTCCGTGACATCGTGATCGAGGTTGGGAAAGTGTATCAGCACGCCCGCCCCGAGAAGCCTGTGCGCGGTTACATGCGTCCGATTGTTGGCCTTACGCTATTCTGCTGGTTGCAGGGTTACGATCTGAACCTTGAGACGGTGTTTGACTCCGGGTTAGTTGAGTATTTCGCCAACGAAAAATCTTCCGGCACCAAAGCATCTAAATCTTCGACACATGTCACTCTTCGCGATGTCGGTCGAGTCGTAAACTCGAACTGGGACGGGCACCGCGCTTACTCAACACCCCCTGCATCGAAGACCACGAAACCGTACACGGAGAAACAGCTGAGCCGTATTTACGACTGGTCGATCTCAGGCAACACTGCCACACAGACACGTGAGCGCAGTCTGATCTGGTCTCTTGGTCTTGGAGCGGGTCTGACCGCAGCTGAGATGTGCCAAGTCACGTGGGCAGACGTTTTTGTCGATGACGCAGGCGTCATTGTTCATGTAGCAGGTCGCGTGATCCCTGTTCTTGATCTGTATGCTGACCCGCTTCGAGAAAAACACGAGATCTCTGACGCTTTTGTTCTACGTCCTCGTGTGTCATCTCGCCGGCCTGATGATGTGGTCACGAGAACTCTCACCCGCTGCGAAGACTATAAGCTTCGTCCGTCTGTGCGTCAGATGCGGGTGACGTGGATCGTGGTTCGGCTACAAGCTGGGGTTCCTGATGCCTTGTTGTGTTCGGCTGCGGGGTTGCAGAGTCTCAAAAAGTACGAGGTGTACAGGCCGAAGTTGGAAGGCGATGCTGTGTTGAGGGCGCGCTCCTTGTCCCGCGAGAAGACGGAGTTCAAGGAACTACGTGCTGTGTAG
- a CDS encoding DUF4352 domain-containing protein, translating to MSRFSQDPNPYEDPQPEKKRRLKKNRAQEPRQRAPRGFDPRQQQGYDPRQQQQGYGPRQQQGYDPQYQQYQQYPPQQIVYEKKKGMPWWAKLLVAFVVLIGIPLAIFAGCAALTTTAIDETAKDLGGDKAVAADTNAPAPTENDAGIPEFQLGQSAVINGVTATVQDFTPQTNFEGKPAVCSNVSFQNGADQPYSFDSTNFKLKQPSGVTQMPGYIGDRPNELSYGELAPGGNVSGKVCWDVAEAAGEMEIQLQFDWLFSDGPKLSGRLPSNLYFPFQAPVLVTGVSL from the coding sequence ATGTCTCGTTTCAGTCAGGATCCCAATCCATATGAGGATCCACAGCCGGAGAAGAAGCGCCGGTTGAAGAAGAACCGCGCACAGGAACCTCGCCAACGGGCTCCACGCGGCTTTGATCCACGCCAGCAGCAGGGTTACGACCCTCGCCAGCAACAACAAGGCTACGGCCCTCGTCAGCAGCAGGGTTACGATCCGCAGTATCAGCAGTACCAGCAGTACCCACCGCAGCAGATTGTCTATGAAAAGAAGAAGGGCATGCCTTGGTGGGCCAAGCTTCTCGTCGCTTTCGTAGTGCTCATTGGCATCCCACTTGCCATTTTCGCAGGATGCGCCGCACTGACAACCACTGCAATCGATGAGACTGCCAAAGACCTCGGCGGTGACAAGGCTGTGGCAGCAGACACGAATGCTCCAGCGCCTACTGAAAACGATGCAGGTATTCCGGAGTTCCAGTTAGGTCAGTCCGCAGTAATCAATGGCGTGACAGCTACCGTTCAAGATTTCACTCCACAGACAAACTTTGAAGGCAAGCCAGCTGTGTGTTCCAACGTGTCGTTCCAGAATGGAGCGGATCAGCCTTACAGCTTCGACTCCACAAACTTTAAGCTCAAGCAGCCTTCGGGGGTTACCCAGATGCCTGGCTACATTGGAGACCGTCCTAACGAGCTGAGCTACGGTGAGCTTGCGCCTGGCGGCAACGTTTCTGGCAAGGTTTGCTGGGATGTAGCTGAGGCAGCAGGTGAGATGGAGATTCAGCTGCAGTTTGACTGGCTCTTCTCTGATGGTCCTAAACTATCTGGAAGGCTACCCTCTAACCTGTATTTCCCTTTCCAAGCCCCTGTCCTTGTGACAGGGGTTTCCTTGTGA